A DNA window from Paenibacillus andongensis contains the following coding sequences:
- the spoIVA gene encoding stage IV sporulation protein A produces MEKVDIFKDIAERTGGDIYLGVVGAVRTGKSTFIKRFVESVVLPNIQSEADRIRATDELPQSAAGRTIMTTEPKFVPNTAVQISVAEGLNVNVRLVDCVGYAVDGAKGYEDENGPRMINTPWFDEPIPFQEAAEIGTRKVIQEHSTLGVVVTTDGTISDIPRSSYVLAEERVINELKEVGKPFIVIINSQKPNSEPALELRSELQSRYDVPVVTMSVASAGEEEMVSVLREVLYEFPVHEVNVNLPSWVMVLDENHWLRTQFEASVRDTVQDIRRLRDVDRVVSQFGDYEFIDKAALAGLNMGQGVAEIDLFAPDELYDRILVEVVGVEIRGKDHLLQLMQDFTHAKREYDQFAEALEMVKTTGYGIAPPTLAEMALDEPELIRQGSRFGVRLRATAPSIHMIRVDVESEFSPIIGTEKQSEELVRYLMQDFEDNPLKIWESDIFGRSLHSIVREGIQGKLAQMPDNARYKLQETLGRIINEGSGGLIAIIL; encoded by the coding sequence TTGGAGAAAGTGGATATCTTTAAGGACATTGCAGAACGAACGGGAGGGGACATTTACCTGGGGGTTGTCGGAGCGGTCCGGACAGGAAAATCAACCTTTATTAAGCGTTTTGTGGAATCTGTAGTGCTTCCTAACATTCAAAGTGAAGCGGATAGGATCCGGGCTACCGATGAACTCCCGCAGAGCGCTGCTGGCCGTACGATTATGACAACGGAGCCGAAATTCGTACCGAATACGGCGGTCCAAATTTCGGTGGCCGAAGGGCTGAATGTGAATGTTCGCCTTGTTGATTGTGTAGGTTACGCAGTCGATGGCGCCAAAGGCTATGAAGACGAGAATGGACCGAGGATGATTAATACACCTTGGTTCGATGAACCGATTCCATTCCAGGAAGCGGCCGAAATCGGAACTCGCAAGGTCATTCAGGAGCATTCGACTCTCGGTGTTGTTGTAACTACCGATGGTACGATTTCTGATATTCCGAGGTCTTCGTACGTGTTGGCAGAAGAAAGAGTCATTAATGAGCTGAAAGAAGTAGGCAAACCTTTCATTGTCATCATTAACTCACAGAAACCGAATAGTGAGCCTGCTCTTGAGCTGCGCAGCGAGCTGCAAAGTCGCTATGACGTCCCTGTTGTGACAATGAGTGTAGCAAGCGCAGGCGAAGAGGAAATGGTCTCTGTGCTGCGCGAAGTGCTTTACGAGTTCCCTGTTCATGAAGTGAACGTGAACTTACCAAGCTGGGTGATGGTTCTGGACGAGAATCATTGGCTGCGGACTCAATTCGAGGCTTCCGTACGTGATACGGTTCAAGATATTAGACGTCTGCGCGACGTTGATCGTGTCGTCAGTCAATTCGGCGATTATGAGTTCATTGATAAAGCGGCTTTGGCCGGACTTAATATGGGGCAGGGTGTAGCTGAGATTGACTTGTTTGCGCCTGATGAGCTTTATGACCGCATTCTGGTCGAAGTTGTCGGGGTAGAAATTCGCGGCAAAGATCATCTGCTTCAGCTCATGCAGGATTTCACGCATGCGAAACGAGAATATGATCAATTCGCCGAGGCACTCGAAATGGTGAAAACGACAGGCTACGGCATAGCGCCTCCGACGCTCGCTGAGATGGCTTTGGATGAGCCGGAGTTAATCCGTCAAGGATCAAGGTTCGGTGTCCGTTTGCGGGCTACAGCACCGTCTATTCATATGATTCGTGTGGATGTAGAGTCGGAGTTCTCGCCAATTATCGGTACAGAGAAGCAAAGTGAGGAACTCGTCCGCTATCTCATGCAGGATTTCGAAGATAATCCGCTTAAAATATGGGAGTCCGATATATTCGGAAGATCGCTTCATTCGATTGTTCGTGAGGGGATTCAAGGGAAACTTGCCCAGATGCCGGACAATGCTCGTTATAAACTGCAAGAGACGCTTGGCCGAATTATTAACGAAGGATCAGGCGGTTTAATTGCTATAATTTTGTAA
- the mtrB gene encoding trp RNA-binding attenuation protein MtrB translates to MEQSNKSNNPNTNGNEYFVIKAKDNGVHVIGLTRGQDTRFHHTEKLDKGEVMIAQFTEHTSAVKVRGKAIIMTKYGTIDTEE, encoded by the coding sequence ATGGAACAATCGAATAAATCAAATAATCCGAATACGAACGGCAATGAATATTTCGTTATTAAAGCCAAAGATAATGGTGTACATGTAATTGGTTTAACTCGTGGTCAAGATACTCGCTTTCATCATACAGAAAAACTGGACAAGGGCGAAGTTATGATTGCTCAGTTCACGGAGCATACATCCGCGGTAAAGGTAAGAGGCAAGGCGATTATTATGACCAAATACGGTACGATTGACACAGAAGAATAA
- a CDS encoding 2Fe-2S iron-sulfur cluster-binding protein: MLELKTRKTQKTIESVTGLTILDHALKEDLDWGFSCTRGTCARCRCYVASGQELLSLPSDEEESRLEPEEIEQGYRLACQCVVKQSGDISVTHKPYF, from the coding sequence ATGTTAGAATTGAAAACACGCAAAACGCAGAAAACGATAGAGTCAGTTACCGGATTAACGATTCTGGACCATGCTCTCAAAGAAGATTTGGATTGGGGCTTTTCGTGTACACGGGGCACTTGCGCAAGATGCAGGTGTTATGTAGCTTCAGGCCAGGAGCTGCTGTCACTGCCTTCAGATGAAGAAGAGAGCCGTTTGGAGCCAGAGGAGATCGAGCAGGGCTATCGGTTAGCTTGCCAGTGTGTAGTGAAGCAATCCGGTGATATTTCCGTTACGCATAAACCTTATTTCTAA
- a CDS encoding 2Fe-2S iron-sulfur cluster-binding protein: MSGSEVHFWPDDKKISVRPGTTLLDAGRKAKVHIRTRCDGKAACLMCKVKVSDPSGLAPMNVNERLKLGTQADEGFRLACQARVNGTVQVTVPEDPLKAAIRAQLARQAEDDDLF, translated from the coding sequence ATGAGTGGATCAGAAGTACATTTTTGGCCTGATGACAAAAAAATAAGCGTTCGACCGGGAACGACCTTGCTGGATGCAGGACGCAAAGCTAAAGTTCACATACGTACCCGTTGTGATGGCAAGGCGGCTTGCCTTATGTGTAAGGTCAAGGTTAGTGATCCTAGTGGCCTTGCACCAATGAATGTGAATGAGCGGCTAAAGCTAGGCACTCAGGCTGACGAGGGCTTTCGACTTGCTTGTCAGGCTCGTGTGAATGGCACTGTACAGGTAACGGTGCCAGAAGATCCTCTTAAGGCAGCCATACGTGCCCAACTAGCGAGGCAGGCGGAGGATGACGATTTATTTTAG
- a CDS encoding DUF2768 family protein, with the protein MSSLDKMWASFVAIGLMVVASLLISYARTRTTGVLRVVLSVIAFFLFIPILLYMLLSLF; encoded by the coding sequence ATGTCAAGTTTAGACAAAATGTGGGCATCATTCGTGGCGATCGGACTCATGGTAGTCGCGTCATTATTAATTTCTTACGCAAGAACTCGAACCACAGGGGTGCTTCGTGTTGTGTTATCCGTCATTGCTTTTTTCCTATTTATTCCGATTTTACTTTACATGCTGCTATCTTTGTTTTAG
- a CDS encoding NAD(P)H-dependent glycerol-3-phosphate dehydrogenase — protein MSNKVSVLVAGSWGTALASVLADNGKQVLLWTRNEDQVIEINEKHRNSRFLQDVELSPLIVATNSLQEAVEDADAIIMVVPSSGMREVASRMRPFLKKDALIIHATKGFEIGTLKRMTEVLADELPDVDAKRLVVLSGPSHAEEVIRKYPTTVVVAAQELGAAEAAQDLLINSYFRVYTNPDVTGVEVGGALKNIIGLGAGLTDGLGFGDNAKAALVTRGLAEIARLGTAMGANPLTFAGLAGIGDLIATCTSKHSRNWRAGNELAKGIPLDDVLREMGMVVEGVKTTKAAYELCRRFDVTMPITAELHNVLFEGKSPQLAAQDLMGRVRTHEIEEVASGSATNVLK, from the coding sequence TTGTCAAACAAAGTATCGGTCCTAGTAGCTGGAAGTTGGGGGACGGCACTTGCCTCGGTACTGGCGGATAATGGCAAACAAGTGCTTTTGTGGACTCGTAATGAGGATCAGGTAATAGAAATAAATGAAAAGCATCGTAATAGCCGTTTTCTTCAAGATGTGGAGCTATCGCCGCTAATCGTAGCGACAAACTCGCTGCAGGAAGCGGTAGAGGATGCAGATGCGATCATAATGGTCGTACCTTCATCCGGCATGCGCGAAGTAGCGTCACGTATGCGTCCTTTTTTGAAAAAGGATGCATTAATCATTCACGCGACCAAAGGCTTTGAAATAGGGACGCTAAAGCGAATGACCGAAGTTCTTGCCGATGAGCTTCCTGACGTGGATGCCAAACGGCTTGTCGTCCTTTCCGGTCCAAGTCATGCCGAGGAAGTTATTCGCAAATACCCGACCACTGTCGTTGTCGCGGCCCAAGAGTTGGGAGCGGCAGAAGCTGCACAGGATTTGCTAATTAACTCTTACTTTCGAGTGTATACGAATCCAGATGTTACAGGCGTAGAGGTCGGGGGAGCGCTAAAGAACATTATTGGTCTTGGCGCTGGTTTGACAGATGGTCTAGGCTTTGGTGATAACGCAAAGGCTGCTCTTGTAACGAGAGGACTGGCCGAGATTGCTCGTTTGGGTACCGCAATGGGAGCCAATCCGCTTACATTTGCCGGCTTAGCAGGGATTGGCGATCTGATCGCGACCTGTACAAGTAAACATAGCAGGAATTGGCGTGCCGGCAATGAGTTAGCGAAGGGCATCCCCTTGGACGACGTGCTCAGAGAGATGGGAATGGTCGTAGAAGGCGTGAAAACAACGAAGGCTGCTTATGAGTTGTGCCGCAGATTTGACGTCACCATGCCGATTACGGCTGAGCTGCACAATGTTCTCTTCGAAGGGAAATCGCCTCAGTTAGCAGCGCAAGATTTGATGGGACGCGTTAGAACCCATGAGATTGAAGAGGTTGCCAGCGGCTCAGCAACAAATGTATTGAAATAG
- a CDS encoding HU family DNA-binding protein → MNKSELINKVAETSELSKKDATKAVDAVFDAISEALQGGDKVQLVGFGNFEVRERSARKGRNPQTGDEIEIPASKIPAFKPGKALKDGIQ, encoded by the coding sequence ATGAATAAATCTGAATTGATTAACAAGGTTGCTGAAACCTCTGAGCTTTCCAAGAAAGATGCAACTAAAGCAGTTGATGCTGTTTTTGATGCAATTTCCGAAGCGCTGCAAGGCGGGGATAAAGTACAACTAGTTGGATTCGGTAACTTTGAAGTTCGTGAACGTTCTGCTCGTAAAGGACGTAATCCACAGACTGGTGATGAAATCGAAATTCCAGCAAGCAAAATTCCAGCTTTCAAACCTGGTAAAGCACTTAAAGATGGCATTCAATAA
- the plsY gene encoding glycerol-3-phosphate 1-O-acyltransferase PlsY, giving the protein MLSIITIVAGYLLGSISFSYLFGKWFKGIDIRKHGSGNAGATNTLRVLGKGPAISVLLLDALKGVAAVWIGTWAAPEPDDIWIRVLCGLAAIVGHNWPVYFGFRGGKGIATTIGVMATLCFIPTLIAGLTAIVIIAVTRFVSLGSLILTALLPFLIWGMDRPLPILWISILLCAFAFMRHRTNIVKLIQGKENKLGQKRA; this is encoded by the coding sequence TTGCTTTCGATAATAACAATTGTAGCGGGTTATTTATTAGGCTCCATAAGCTTTAGTTATTTATTCGGAAAATGGTTCAAAGGCATTGATATACGTAAGCATGGGAGTGGCAATGCGGGGGCGACAAATACGCTTCGTGTTCTGGGCAAGGGGCCTGCCATCTCAGTTCTCTTGCTGGATGCCTTGAAGGGAGTTGCTGCCGTGTGGATTGGAACATGGGCAGCTCCTGAACCCGATGACATCTGGATACGTGTATTATGTGGTCTCGCAGCCATCGTCGGGCATAATTGGCCGGTTTACTTCGGCTTCCGAGGTGGTAAAGGAATCGCAACCACCATCGGTGTTATGGCAACGCTCTGCTTCATTCCGACGTTAATTGCTGGTTTAACAGCGATCGTCATCATTGCGGTCACCAGATTCGTATCGCTCGGTTCCCTTATTCTAACTGCACTTTTACCTTTCCTTATTTGGGGGATGGACCGACCTTTGCCTATTTTGTGGATTAGCATCTTGCTGTGTGCGTTTGCCTTTATGCGTCACCGTACGAATATTGTGAAGCTCATTCAAGGCAAAGAGAACAAGCTGGGTCAGAAAAGGGCTTAG
- the der gene encoding ribosome biogenesis GTPase Der, which translates to MARPVLAIVGRPNVGKSTIFNRIVGDRLAIVEDKPGVTRDRLYGVGEWLNTSFSVIDTGGIEIDGEDAILKSVRIQAELAIEEADVIVFMVDAKAGVTPSDEEVAQLLFRSKKPVVLAVNKVDNLARQDDIYEFYSLGFGDPVGISGSHGIGIGDLLEVVCNLFPDKKDDEYGEEVIKFALIGRPNVGKSSMTNAILGEERVIVSDVAGTTRDAIDTPFERDGQKFVIIDTAGMRKRGKVYENTEKYSVMRAMKAIERADVILVVIDGQEGIIDQDKHIAGYAHEAGKAIVIVVNKWDIVDKDDKTMQHFTQTIRDHFLFLSYAPIVFVSAKTTQRLHKLLPVIVQVAENHSLRVQTHLLNDVVSDAVAYNPPPTDKGKRLRINYVTQVAVKPPVFVLFVNEPELMHFSYERYLDNKIRAAFGFEGTPIRILSRRKSSDKE; encoded by the coding sequence GTGGCTAGACCTGTACTTGCAATTGTTGGCCGACCCAATGTCGGCAAGTCCACCATTTTCAATCGGATCGTAGGCGATCGGCTTGCGATTGTGGAAGATAAACCGGGTGTTACACGTGATCGATTATACGGTGTAGGTGAATGGCTTAATACGTCATTCAGTGTCATTGATACAGGCGGTATTGAAATTGATGGGGAGGATGCGATCCTCAAATCTGTTCGTATTCAAGCGGAGCTTGCTATTGAAGAGGCGGATGTTATTGTTTTTATGGTAGATGCCAAAGCGGGCGTAACACCTTCAGATGAAGAAGTTGCCCAATTGTTATTCCGTTCCAAAAAGCCGGTCGTACTTGCCGTTAACAAAGTAGATAACCTTGCGCGTCAAGATGATATTTATGAGTTCTATTCTTTAGGCTTCGGCGATCCGGTTGGGATTTCAGGTTCCCACGGTATCGGGATCGGCGATTTACTTGAAGTTGTTTGCAATTTGTTTCCTGATAAGAAAGACGATGAATACGGCGAAGAGGTCATTAAATTTGCCCTAATCGGTCGCCCGAATGTGGGGAAATCTTCGATGACGAATGCCATTCTTGGAGAAGAAAGGGTCATCGTAAGTGACGTAGCAGGAACGACGCGCGATGCAATCGATACGCCTTTTGAACGGGATGGACAAAAGTTTGTTATTATCGATACGGCGGGAATGCGTAAGCGGGGTAAAGTCTACGAGAACACGGAAAAGTATAGTGTCATGCGTGCTATGAAAGCGATTGAGCGTGCTGATGTTATACTCGTCGTTATCGATGGTCAAGAGGGCATTATCGATCAGGACAAGCATATTGCCGGTTATGCGCATGAAGCAGGAAAAGCTATCGTGATTGTCGTAAATAAATGGGACATCGTCGATAAAGACGATAAAACGATGCAGCATTTTACACAAACCATTCGTGATCACTTCTTATTCTTAAGCTACGCGCCAATTGTATTTGTTTCAGCCAAAACGACCCAGCGCTTGCACAAGCTATTGCCTGTTATTGTTCAAGTTGCGGAGAATCATTCCCTGCGTGTACAAACACATCTTCTCAATGATGTTGTTTCGGATGCTGTAGCCTACAATCCGCCTCCTACGGATAAAGGTAAGCGCCTGCGTATTAACTATGTGACACAAGTTGCAGTTAAGCCTCCTGTCTTTGTGCTCTTCGTGAATGAGCCTGAGCTCATGCACTTTTCATATGAACGGTACTTGGATAACAAGATTCGTGCTGCCTTTGGTTTTGAAGGAACACCGATTCGTATCTTAAGCCGTAGGAAATCATCGGACAAAGAATAG
- a CDS encoding phosphatase PAP2 family protein, whose product MNKLKLNALVKSQDWTMFGIIASIYLVWRIGTVGNWSKECWILLLICLLGIRKDQVDVDWKRFFLFGIPLLGVFYYFYGTGNGFWWRIANWMFENNRHPWHWDAYMNAIPLNTGGWARWIASPFLDKAMVWIYNYGFVLSLWICIVRSFWTRSIKKMLSYALSGHMLQFPLILPFYNLILLHEVWYVNKQPDLLHRVFADENSLLVATMNCFPSMHTSISFAMLLLALREKDRIFKTMMVTYCAAIIFSTLYLQIHWLIDVFAGMLFAYGTVKLSDLLIRIGSKNILPTTFKKFYQKGTKAASNEITV is encoded by the coding sequence TTGAATAAGTTGAAACTGAACGCGCTCGTGAAATCGCAAGATTGGACGATGTTTGGCATTATCGCTTCTATTTACTTGGTTTGGCGCATCGGTACGGTTGGGAATTGGAGCAAGGAATGTTGGATCCTGCTGTTAATTTGTTTGCTAGGTATCCGCAAAGACCAAGTTGACGTGGATTGGAAACGATTCTTCCTTTTTGGTATTCCATTATTAGGTGTATTTTATTACTTCTACGGGACGGGAAATGGTTTCTGGTGGAGAATCGCCAATTGGATGTTTGAGAATAACCGCCATCCTTGGCATTGGGATGCGTATATGAACGCAATTCCGTTGAATACAGGCGGCTGGGCGAGATGGATTGCGTCTCCTTTTCTAGATAAGGCGATGGTTTGGATTTATAACTATGGCTTTGTCTTATCTTTGTGGATCTGCATTGTGAGGAGTTTCTGGACACGCAGTATTAAAAAAATGCTTTCTTATGCCTTATCCGGTCACATGCTGCAATTCCCGCTGATTTTGCCCTTTTACAATTTAATTTTGCTGCATGAAGTCTGGTATGTTAATAAGCAGCCTGATTTATTACACCGCGTTTTTGCAGATGAAAACTCTTTACTTGTCGCTACGATGAACTGTTTCCCTAGTATGCATACATCCATCTCTTTTGCGATGCTTCTTCTCGCCCTACGAGAAAAGGACCGTATATTCAAAACGATGATGGTTACCTACTGCGCGGCAATCATTTTCTCAACCTTGTACTTACAAATTCATTGGCTGATCGATGTATTCGCGGGTATGTTATTTGCATATGGCACGGTCAAGCTATCTGATTTACTCATTCGGATAGGATCCAAAAACATACTGCCAACGACATTTAAGAAATTTTACCAAAAAGGAACGAAAGCTGCCTCCAATGAGATCACTGTTTAA
- a CDS encoding capping complex subunit for YIEGIA: MSQILAIVTLTKERIGGGAPIFVVDQEDDLQKVSFSLEKILDASAHDLKNGTMILVKHT; encoded by the coding sequence ATGTCGCAAATCCTTGCTATTGTAACCTTGACGAAGGAACGAATAGGTGGAGGGGCTCCAATCTTTGTGGTGGATCAGGAAGACGACCTCCAGAAGGTCTCTTTCTCTCTAGAAAAGATATTGGATGCTAGTGCACACGATTTGAAAAATGGCACGATGATTTTGGTCAAGCATACCTGA
- a CDS encoding stage VI sporulation protein F, with product MSNKDISKDVLNVVKKKTGKSVTSKDIEKLASGVNQSTLQSETQLRQLIKQVSGLVNVKVSEETINDIVQAVKSSKLDSNNMQQLMNMMMGKK from the coding sequence TTGTCGAATAAGGATATCTCGAAAGACGTATTAAATGTGGTGAAAAAGAAAACGGGTAAATCCGTTACATCAAAAGATATTGAGAAGTTAGCCAGTGGTGTAAACCAATCTACTCTGCAAAGTGAAACTCAACTTCGCCAACTTATCAAACAAGTTTCAGGTTTAGTAAATGTAAAGGTATCTGAAGAGACTATCAATGATATCGTTCAGGCAGTTAAAAGCAGTAAACTGGATTCCAATAATATGCAGCAATTAATGAACATGATGATGGGCAAGAAATAA